From the genome of Varibaculum prostatecancerukia, one region includes:
- the cydB gene encoding cytochrome d ubiquinol oxidase subunit II, with translation MTILQVIWFILIAVLWTGYLVLEGFGVGAGMVMPMVAKTDRERSQVQKTFGPVWDGNEVWLLTAGGATFAAFPEWYATMFSGMYLALFLILFCLIIRICAIEWRTKVASAAWRGRWDSWQTIVAWLVPILFGVAFANLVQGMNIAITQYNTPGEAVAGAADLSKHVHNFTSQGAPLGSVFLSLLTPYTIAGGVMLALIFATQGLAYLALRTNGEVQNRAKNLLGKFAIADTVLVAVAALWGQFLYASQAMAWIPLIIAALAFVVTVLMALRGSEWGTLLAHSVGIAGAVAWIFTAMAPNAMKSSIKPEFSLTIWDASSSSSTLAIMLVIALVVVPIVLGYTFWSYTRMPLKITLEGLDENPGVPWDKIRQGASFLAES, from the coding sequence ATGACTATTCTACAAGTTATTTGGTTCATCCTGATCGCCGTCCTCTGGACTGGCTATCTGGTACTGGAAGGGTTCGGTGTAGGCGCCGGTATGGTAATGCCGATGGTAGCCAAGACCGACCGTGAACGCTCTCAGGTTCAAAAGACCTTTGGCCCGGTTTGGGATGGTAACGAGGTTTGGTTGCTGACCGCCGGAGGCGCGACTTTCGCCGCCTTCCCGGAATGGTACGCCACCATGTTCTCTGGAATGTACCTGGCACTGTTCCTGATTCTGTTCTGCTTGATTATCCGCATCTGCGCGATTGAGTGGCGCACCAAGGTAGCCTCGGCTGCTTGGCGGGGTCGCTGGGACAGCTGGCAGACCATTGTTGCCTGGCTAGTTCCGATTCTGTTCGGGGTGGCCTTCGCCAACCTGGTTCAGGGCATGAATATTGCGATTACCCAGTACAACACCCCCGGTGAAGCCGTGGCGGGAGCTGCTGACCTCAGCAAGCACGTCCACAACTTCACTTCTCAGGGCGCTCCTCTCGGTAGCGTATTCCTCTCGCTGCTAACCCCCTACACCATTGCGGGTGGGGTCATGCTAGCGTTGATTTTCGCTACTCAGGGCTTGGCTTACTTGGCTCTGCGCACCAATGGTGAAGTTCAGAACCGCGCTAAGAATCTGCTCGGTAAGTTCGCGATTGCGGACACCGTGCTGGTTGCAGTGGCCGCGCTTTGGGGTCAATTCCTGTACGCTTCCCAGGCCATGGCTTGGATTCCGCTGATCATTGCTGCCTTGGCGTTTGTCGTCACGGTACTAATGGCGCTTCGCGGCTCCGAATGGGGTACCTTGCTCGCCCACTCCGTCGGAATCGCTGGGGCAGTTGCGTGGATCTTTACCGCGATGGCACCCAACGCTATGAAGTCTTCCATTAAGCCAGAGTTCTCTCTGACTATCTGGGATGCTTCTTCCTCGTCGTCTACTTTGGCGATTATGCTAGTGATCGCGCTGGTAGTGGTGCCCATTGTTTTGGGTTACACCTTCTGGAGCTACACTCGCATGCCGCTGAAGATTACTCTTGAGGGTCTGGACGAAAACCCGGGTGTTCCCTGGGACAAGATTCGTCAGGGTGCTTCTTTCCTCGCGGAAAGCTAG
- a CDS encoding Rne/Rng family ribonuclease yields MFAAAPVPEVNAQGDGDSDQDSAPRRKSRKKGEGASEKKTKSTKGKGEKKARGSKNSRKGEDASGDNGSGDNGKQSRSKETTARKDKSETNGAQAARGSQEETETGSSHRRRRRRTRGSAEAVDQIEQVKGSTRLEAKKQRRREGRREGRRPKIITESEYLARREAVDRTMLIRSKDGLNQIAVLEDNVLVEHYVSRHTQTTMVGSVYRGKVQNVLPSMEAAFVDLGRGRNAVLYAGEVNWDVAGMKGRPRRIEEALKSGDSITVQVTKDPIGHKGARLTSQVTLPGRFLVLVPGGTMTGISRKLPESERRRLKKLLKVIVPKDFGVIIRTAAEGASEDQLRQDVQRLQRQWEKIEKNAASSKSAPYLLHGEPELALRVVRDVFNEDFQKLKVEGKETYRQVDSYVEEFAPDLRDRVEQWVGADDIFAAHRVDEQLAKGMDRKVWLPSGGYLIIDRTEAMTVIDVNTGKYTGSGGTLEETVTRNNLESAEEIVRQLRLRDIGGIIVIDFVDMVLESNRDLVLRRLVECLGRDRTRHQVTEVTSLGLVQMTRKRVGEGLVEAFSTPCEHCEGRGFIVHGEPVENGANSDENLRSQGQKREAREDRRSKTESKNRASMAKVAAAASKAHDEETQSKKPNDAKKEQLLAKDTAIPEPEKSPEEPASAPEKTAEVKQEVVSPQKEAGVKDASEQGSDGADPQDEVQNSEGVAKAHPRVAVTSGTVTHSSESAVMTIQSAGTAKAVSLEQLGAGAPTWEKKTESGEDEEGETPRRHAAVTA; encoded by the coding sequence ATGTTTGCGGCGGCTCCCGTTCCGGAAGTGAACGCTCAAGGGGATGGCGACAGCGACCAGGACTCGGCTCCCAGGCGCAAGAGCCGGAAAAAGGGTGAGGGCGCCAGCGAAAAGAAAACTAAATCGACTAAAGGCAAAGGCGAGAAAAAGGCGCGGGGCTCTAAAAACTCCCGTAAAGGCGAGGACGCGTCCGGGGATAATGGTTCCGGTGACAACGGGAAACAATCTCGTTCCAAAGAGACTACTGCCCGGAAAGATAAGTCAGAGACTAACGGCGCTCAAGCAGCGCGGGGATCCCAAGAAGAAACAGAAACGGGTAGTAGTCACCGTAGGCGTCGGCGGCGCACTCGCGGTAGCGCAGAGGCTGTTGACCAGATTGAGCAGGTCAAGGGGTCAACTCGCCTAGAGGCCAAGAAGCAGCGTCGCCGGGAGGGACGCCGGGAGGGACGACGCCCCAAGATCATTACTGAATCTGAATATTTGGCGCGTCGTGAAGCGGTAGATCGCACTATGCTAATCCGTTCTAAAGACGGACTAAATCAGATTGCAGTCTTAGAGGATAACGTGCTGGTAGAACACTATGTTTCCCGGCATACCCAAACCACTATGGTGGGTTCGGTTTATCGCGGCAAAGTGCAAAACGTTTTGCCCTCTATGGAGGCGGCTTTCGTTGATTTAGGGCGCGGACGCAACGCGGTGCTTTATGCCGGCGAAGTCAATTGGGATGTTGCCGGGATGAAGGGCAGGCCGCGGCGCATCGAAGAAGCCTTAAAATCTGGCGATTCCATTACCGTGCAGGTAACCAAAGATCCCATTGGACATAAGGGTGCGCGACTAACTTCGCAGGTGACGCTGCCGGGACGTTTCCTGGTTTTAGTTCCGGGAGGAACTATGACCGGTATTTCCCGGAAACTTCCCGAGAGTGAGCGCCGCCGCCTCAAGAAGCTGCTAAAGGTGATTGTGCCCAAGGACTTCGGGGTAATCATTAGGACGGCTGCGGAGGGCGCCAGCGAAGATCAACTTCGTCAAGACGTGCAGCGTCTGCAAAGACAGTGGGAGAAAATCGAAAAGAACGCCGCGTCCTCCAAATCTGCTCCCTATTTATTGCACGGAGAGCCGGAACTAGCCTTGCGGGTGGTACGTGACGTTTTCAATGAAGATTTCCAAAAGCTGAAAGTGGAAGGTAAGGAGACTTATCGTCAAGTCGATTCCTATGTAGAAGAGTTTGCTCCTGATCTGCGTGATCGGGTTGAACAATGGGTGGGTGCCGATGATATTTTCGCTGCCCACCGCGTAGATGAGCAGCTAGCTAAGGGGATGGATCGCAAAGTTTGGTTGCCATCGGGCGGCTACCTGATTATCGATCGTACCGAAGCTATGACCGTTATCGATGTGAACACCGGTAAATACACGGGCTCCGGCGGAACTTTAGAAGAAACCGTCACTCGCAATAACTTAGAATCCGCCGAGGAAATTGTGCGTCAGCTGCGCCTTCGCGATATCGGGGGAATCATAGTTATCGACTTCGTAGATATGGTGTTGGAGTCCAACCGGGATCTGGTGTTGCGACGCCTAGTGGAATGCCTGGGGCGGGATCGCACTCGCCACCAGGTAACCGAAGTTACTTCCCTTGGTCTGGTACAGATGACCCGTAAACGGGTAGGGGAAGGGCTGGTAGAAGCATTCTCTACTCCTTGCGAGCATTGCGAGGGGCGCGGGTTTATCGTGCATGGCGAACCGGTAGAAAACGGTGCTAATAGCGATGAAAATCTGCGTTCTCAGGGGCAAAAACGTGAGGCCAGGGAAGACAGACGTTCAAAAACGGAGTCTAAGAACCGGGCGTCGATGGCAAAAGTTGCGGCAGCTGCCAGTAAGGCTCATGACGAGGAAACCCAGAGCAAAAAACCTAATGATGCTAAGAAAGAGCAGCTTTTAGCTAAAGACACAGCTATCCCGGAGCCGGAAAAGAGCCCGGAGGAACCGGCATCTGCTCCGGAGAAGACCGCTGAAGTAAAGCAGGAAGTAGTCAGCCCCCAAAAAGAGGCTGGGGTAAAAGATGCTTCTGAACAGGGTTCCGATGGCGCGGATCCTCAAGATGAGGTTCAAAACAGTGAGGGCGTAGCCAAAGCCCACCCCCGCGTGGCCGTAACTTCGGGGACGGTCACTCACTCTAGTGAGAGCGCGGTGATGACTATCCAAAGTGCAGGTACCGCCAAAGCTGTGAGTCTAGAACAGCTGGGAGCGGGCGCTCCTACCTGGGAAAAGAAAACGGAATCGGGTGAAGATGAAGAAGGGGAAACCCCGCGGCGTCACGCCGCAGTAACTGCGTAA
- a CDS encoding sodium-dependent transporter, with protein sequence MSGQVSQPTASDKTSRQSWGTQYGFLIAAIGSAIGLGNIWRFPGVAYTNGGGAFIVPYLIALLAIGLPMLMLDYAIGHKFRGSPPLALARVNRRAEAVGWWQVGVCFFIVVYYAAIIAWALRYTMFSFTRAWGNDPAKFFSDKFLQAQDTTSISLTPVWGIAIPLIITWVVTIVLIALGVSRGIEWITKICIPLLVVLFVAMVIKALTLPGATDGLNKFFTPDWSALWNGKVWIAAVAQIFYSLSVGFGIMMTYASYLKKRSNLTGTGLVAGFANSSFEILAGIGVFATLGYMAHLQHTSVDKLENISGVSLSFITFPQIINEMPGGAIFGALFFASLVLAGITSMVSLVQVVAGAFQDKIGWTSKQASVILGVVLAIVSVFFFGTTTGLAALDTVDNYINTIGVVGAALSLCVIVTVVTPSLRSLRVHLNVTSAVKAGKWWEGLIGFVIPVLLVFMLVPNLVDLISHGYGDYPRWWTNTFGWGMLAILLVFSVIMPRMKWHKSAEISPSFDLENVDWNKEED encoded by the coding sequence ATGTCTGGACAGGTTTCGCAGCCTACTGCGTCCGATAAGACCAGCCGACAGTCATGGGGGACACAATATGGATTCCTGATTGCGGCGATTGGGTCTGCGATTGGTTTGGGAAACATTTGGCGTTTCCCCGGTGTTGCCTATACCAATGGTGGCGGTGCGTTCATCGTTCCCTATCTGATCGCCCTACTAGCCATTGGACTACCAATGCTGATGCTAGACTACGCGATCGGTCACAAGTTCCGGGGCTCGCCCCCTCTCGCTCTCGCCAGGGTAAACCGGCGTGCCGAAGCCGTAGGTTGGTGGCAGGTGGGCGTCTGTTTCTTCATTGTCGTCTACTATGCGGCCATTATTGCCTGGGCGCTGCGCTATACCATGTTTTCCTTTACTCGTGCCTGGGGAAATGATCCGGCAAAATTCTTTTCCGATAAGTTCCTGCAGGCACAAGACACCACTTCAATCTCGCTGACCCCGGTGTGGGGAATCGCGATTCCGCTGATTATTACCTGGGTGGTCACTATTGTCCTAATCGCTCTCGGGGTTTCGCGCGGTATCGAATGGATTACCAAAATCTGTATTCCCTTGCTGGTAGTGCTATTCGTAGCCATGGTGATCAAGGCGCTGACCTTGCCGGGAGCCACCGACGGATTAAACAAATTCTTTACCCCCGATTGGAGCGCCCTGTGGAACGGGAAAGTCTGGATTGCGGCCGTTGCTCAAATCTTCTACTCACTGTCAGTAGGCTTCGGGATTATGATGACCTACGCCTCCTACCTGAAGAAGCGTTCTAACTTGACCGGTACCGGTCTAGTTGCCGGTTTCGCGAACTCTTCCTTTGAGATACTCGCAGGCATCGGCGTTTTCGCCACCTTGGGTTATATGGCGCATCTGCAACATACTTCGGTCGACAAACTGGAAAATATTTCCGGGGTTTCGCTTTCCTTTATTACCTTCCCGCAAATTATCAACGAGATGCCTGGCGGCGCCATTTTCGGAGCGCTATTCTTCGCCTCCCTAGTGTTGGCGGGTATCACCTCCATGGTGTCTTTGGTGCAGGTGGTTGCGGGGGCTTTCCAAGACAAGATTGGTTGGACCTCTAAACAGGCATCGGTGATTCTCGGGGTCGTGTTGGCGATCGTCTCGGTGTTCTTCTTTGGAACTACCACCGGGCTGGCCGCACTCGACACCGTTGACAACTACATCAACACTATCGGGGTGGTAGGTGCGGCACTCTCACTGTGCGTGATTGTTACAGTGGTAACCCCCTCGCTACGTTCCCTGCGAGTTCACTTGAACGTGACCTCTGCGGTAAAAGCCGGTAAATGGTGGGAGGGGCTCATCGGCTTCGTAATCCCGGTGCTCCTAGTATTCATGCTGGTACCTAACCTGGTGGATCTGATTTCTCACGGTTATGGTGATTATCCGCGTTGGTGGACAAATACTTTCGGCTGGGGTATGTTGGCGATTCTCTTGGTGTTCTCAGTGATAATGCCCCGTATGAAGTGGCATAAGAGCGCCGAGATTTCACCCTCGTTCGACCTAGAAAATGTGGACTGGAACAAGGAGGAAGACTAG
- a CDS encoding methionine/alanine import family NSS transporter small subunit, whose protein sequence is MTGEAILMMLVAILVIWGGLVGSVVALRRMDPPYQKGENYSEIDFNPHQGLTEADFIEKEAKEAADAAKAGQE, encoded by the coding sequence ATGACTGGTGAAGCGATATTGATGATGCTGGTCGCCATCCTGGTGATTTGGGGCGGCCTGGTGGGTTCGGTAGTGGCGCTGCGCCGTATGGATCCGCCCTATCAAAAAGGGGAAAACTACTCGGAAATCGACTTTAACCCCCATCAGGGTCTTACGGAGGCTGACTTTATCGAAAAGGAAGCCAAAGAGGCTGCGGATGCGGCTAAGGCCGGTCAGGAGTAA
- a CDS encoding TrmH family RNA methyltransferase, whose translation MLIPLNDLSDPRVRDFTQLKDVNLRKSFEAERGLYLAESFSVITRALAAGHQPRSILTNRHWLERLQETLGPRAADIPIFVAKEEQLTRLTGFSMHRGAIAAMERPPLPELGEVLAEARAVLILEDLVDHTNVGAAIRSAAAMGFDAILTSPHCADPLYRRAVRVSMGTVFSLPWTRIDTWPDTSALKTRGFIVAGLALTDQAVSLPDFCACLHSQGERGQQPKVALVLGTEGPGMTKQALAGCDQLVKIPLSHGVDSLNVAAAGAVACYAVSQALGTNIQTP comes from the coding sequence GTGCTTATTCCGCTTAACGATTTATCTGATCCGCGGGTACGTGATTTTACCCAGTTAAAGGACGTGAACCTGCGTAAAAGTTTTGAGGCCGAACGCGGTCTCTATTTAGCGGAAAGTTTTTCGGTGATTACCCGCGCCTTGGCGGCCGGTCATCAGCCGCGCTCCATTTTGACCAACCGGCATTGGCTGGAGCGCCTGCAAGAAACTTTGGGGCCGCGGGCTGCGGATATTCCTATTTTCGTAGCTAAGGAGGAGCAGCTGACTCGCCTTACCGGGTTCAGTATGCACCGAGGTGCTATCGCCGCGATGGAACGCCCGCCTCTGCCGGAACTGGGCGAAGTGCTTGCCGAGGCGCGGGCAGTGCTGATCTTAGAGGATCTGGTTGACCACACCAATGTGGGTGCCGCCATCCGCTCGGCAGCGGCGATGGGCTTTGACGCCATTTTGACTAGCCCTCATTGCGCTGATCCTCTCTATCGCCGCGCGGTTAGAGTGTCGATGGGAACCGTGTTTTCCTTGCCCTGGACCCGAATTGACACCTGGCCCGATACTTCCGCTTTGAAAACCCGAGGATTTATCGTTGCTGGTTTAGCACTAACTGATCAGGCAGTTTCCCTGCCAGATTTTTGCGCCTGCCTGCATTCCCAAGGGGAGCGGGGACAACAGCCGAAAGTAGCCTTAGTGCTAGGCACCGAAGGGCCGGGAATGACTAAGCAGGCATTGGCTGGCTGCGATCAGCTAGTTAAAATCCCCCTCAGCCACGGGGTTGATTCTTTGAACGTCGCCGCTGCCGGCGCAGTTGCCTGCTACGCGGTTAGCCAAGCCCTAGGGACAAATATTCAGACTCCCTAA
- the cydD gene encoding thiol reductant ABC exporter subunit CydD — protein MKPLDPKLLKYAKSARVAIAITAVTGIMQAGLVIAQCFLISALISPVISLRQSWDQVAQFAFWLALVSLARVALTYFRSNHQHRAAKKAIRELRGQVLAHCLKLGPRWLARKGTDTVTLATRGLEKLGPYFVDYIPQLILAVTVTPLVLLVMAILDFWSALVAIITIPLIPIFMVIIGLMTQTASDRRLATMQHLGRQLLDLVAGLATLKSLGRHRGPEKQISSIGKTYTQTTMATLRIAFLSGAVLEFISILSVAIVAVTVGLRMVAGGLDLYTGLIAIMLAPEVYAPVREVGKFFHASADGLSASQSAFEILETPPATSGDKPAPKLEETTITIKDLGMRSRGAWAPNAVNLVIKPATITALVGKSGEGKTTTVMALLKQLSSDRGTITLTDASGKNLDLDEVSPDSWWEQTSWLPQMPLLLPGTLAQNIAESPAHLAELFPQGAPGEQVHKAARLAGFEEVVAKLPEGWNTFLRAGGEGLSVGQRQRLALVRALLSTKQLIALDEPSAHLDAHLVAQVAQVVQQLKDAGKTVVLIAHRKELAQIADQVVRISSVPFTPEETEKYRDTQPQAARASEAEIPEFLGSTRGLE, from the coding sequence TTGAAACCACTTGATCCGAAACTGCTGAAATATGCTAAGTCTGCGCGGGTCGCCATCGCTATCACCGCAGTCACCGGCATTATGCAAGCAGGTCTCGTAATCGCCCAATGCTTCTTAATCTCGGCACTGATTTCTCCAGTAATCTCTTTAAGGCAATCCTGGGATCAAGTCGCTCAGTTCGCGTTTTGGCTGGCGCTTGTATCGCTGGCACGGGTAGCACTCACCTATTTCCGCTCCAACCATCAACATAGGGCGGCCAAGAAAGCGATTCGGGAACTGCGTGGACAGGTGCTGGCGCATTGTTTGAAACTGGGGCCGCGCTGGCTGGCACGCAAAGGAACCGACACGGTTACCCTGGCTACCCGAGGTTTAGAAAAACTCGGTCCTTATTTCGTGGACTATATTCCGCAACTGATCTTGGCAGTCACGGTCACTCCCCTAGTGCTACTGGTAATGGCGATTTTGGACTTTTGGTCAGCGCTGGTAGCCATTATTACTATTCCTTTGATCCCGATATTTATGGTGATTATTGGGCTGATGACCCAGACTGCCTCGGATCGCCGCCTGGCTACCATGCAGCATTTGGGCAGGCAACTGCTAGATTTAGTTGCCGGTTTAGCGACTTTAAAGAGCCTGGGCAGGCACCGCGGCCCAGAAAAACAGATTTCTTCGATTGGGAAAACCTATACCCAAACCACGATGGCGACTTTACGGATCGCCTTCCTATCGGGTGCAGTCCTGGAGTTTATATCGATTCTGTCGGTAGCTATCGTGGCGGTTACCGTAGGTCTGCGGATGGTGGCTGGCGGTCTCGACCTCTACACTGGGCTAATTGCAATTATGCTGGCTCCCGAGGTATACGCGCCGGTGCGGGAAGTTGGCAAATTCTTCCATGCCTCCGCCGATGGGCTTTCGGCTTCACAATCGGCCTTCGAAATCCTAGAAACTCCCCCGGCTACCAGTGGTGATAAACCGGCTCCGAAACTGGAAGAAACCACTATTACGATTAAGGATCTGGGGATGCGTTCGCGGGGAGCTTGGGCACCCAATGCCGTTAATCTAGTAATTAAACCGGCCACTATCACCGCTTTAGTAGGTAAATCGGGGGAAGGTAAAACCACTACCGTTATGGCGCTGTTAAAACAGCTCTCTAGCGACCGCGGCACTATTACCTTGACCGACGCCTCCGGTAAAAACCTGGATTTAGATGAGGTTTCTCCAGATTCTTGGTGGGAGCAAACCTCGTGGCTCCCACAGATGCCGCTATTGCTACCGGGAACTTTGGCACAAAACATTGCTGAAAGCCCCGCTCATCTTGCGGAACTTTTCCCTCAGGGGGCGCCCGGGGAGCAAGTGCATAAAGCCGCGCGTCTAGCGGGTTTCGAGGAGGTAGTAGCGAAGCTACCGGAAGGCTGGAACACATTTTTACGGGCAGGCGGGGAAGGTCTGTCAGTAGGTCAGCGCCAACGCCTTGCCCTAGTACGGGCGCTGCTCTCTACCAAGCAGCTAATTGCTCTGGATGAGCCTTCTGCCCACCTTGATGCCCATTTGGTGGCACAAGTAGCACAAGTGGTTCAGCAGTTGAAAGATGCGGGAAAAACCGTAGTTTTAATTGCCCACCGTAAAGAGTTAGCACAGATAGCTGACCAGGTAGTGCGAATTTCTTCTGTTCCTTTCACTCCCGAAGAAACAGAAAAGTATAGAGATACTCAGCCACAGGCGGCCAGAGCCAGTGAGGCGGAGATTCCTGAATTCTTAGGCTCGACCCGGGGGTTGGAATAG
- a CDS encoding cytochrome ubiquinol oxidase subunit I, which produces MTIASTALDATMLARWQFGVTTVYHFILVPFTIGMSLLVAIMQTKWHKTGEEYWLKATRFFGKLFLINFALGVATGIVQEFQFGMNWSEYSRFVGDIFGAPLACEALISFFMESTFLGLWIFGWGRLSKKAHLTCVWLVCVGVNTSALWIVGANSWMQHPVGATFDPATGRAQLDGLAGFFQVLLNPVLWAAYTHVLSTSWLLVGTFVAGIAIWWMVRSANAGAETEARDIWRPIARFGMVVVIVGGLLTAVTGHVQGQLVAKHQPAKMAAAEALCQTPNAGEGAPFTIAAFGPLNANCDQISKVGEVPGVYSFMATNSFTGKVEGLDTLNQQYGSLFSEILSQRGYDMQSQPVDFSPNIMFSFWSFRLMMLFGIFSAILAIWGLVATKGGKISKSTGLGKFAIWSLPMPFLACSFGWLFTEWGRQPFIVHPVDMQVDGSSVFMLTAHGLSFAVPAWQVLVTLLGFTLIYLALGIVWFLLIKRYVKEGIHVNANEKAVHGEDAGKNLSFAY; this is translated from the coding sequence ATGACTATTGCTTCAACAGCATTAGATGCCACTATGTTGGCGCGATGGCAGTTCGGTGTTACTACCGTCTACCATTTCATCCTGGTTCCGTTCACCATCGGCATGTCCCTCCTGGTTGCCATTATGCAAACTAAATGGCATAAAACTGGCGAGGAATATTGGCTGAAGGCGACACGGTTCTTTGGGAAACTGTTCCTAATTAACTTTGCACTCGGTGTTGCCACCGGTATCGTGCAAGAATTCCAGTTCGGCATGAACTGGTCAGAGTACTCCCGCTTTGTGGGCGACATCTTCGGTGCGCCGCTAGCATGTGAGGCTCTTATTTCATTCTTTATGGAGTCCACCTTCCTGGGTCTGTGGATCTTCGGCTGGGGCCGGCTATCTAAGAAGGCGCACCTCACGTGCGTCTGGCTGGTCTGCGTCGGGGTTAACACTTCGGCTCTGTGGATCGTGGGGGCAAACTCCTGGATGCAGCATCCGGTAGGGGCAACCTTCGATCCGGCAACCGGCCGTGCACAGTTGGACGGCCTGGCTGGCTTCTTCCAGGTACTGCTTAACCCGGTACTGTGGGCGGCATACACTCACGTGCTTTCTACTTCATGGCTGCTGGTTGGCACCTTTGTTGCCGGCATCGCTATTTGGTGGATGGTTCGGTCTGCCAACGCTGGCGCCGAGACTGAGGCACGTGACATTTGGCGTCCCATTGCCCGTTTCGGCATGGTGGTAGTTATCGTTGGCGGTCTGCTAACCGCGGTCACCGGACACGTTCAAGGTCAGCTAGTTGCTAAGCACCAGCCGGCCAAGATGGCTGCTGCTGAGGCTCTTTGCCAGACTCCAAATGCTGGCGAGGGCGCACCCTTTACTATTGCTGCTTTTGGACCACTGAACGCTAACTGCGATCAGATTTCCAAGGTTGGCGAGGTACCCGGGGTTTACTCCTTCATGGCTACCAACTCCTTCACTGGAAAGGTAGAGGGTCTGGATACTTTGAACCAGCAATATGGCTCATTGTTCTCTGAGATTCTCAGCCAGCGCGGCTACGATATGCAGTCGCAGCCGGTTGACTTCAGCCCGAACATTATGTTCAGCTTCTGGAGCTTCCGCCTGATGATGCTGTTTGGCATCTTCTCGGCAATCCTGGCGATTTGGGGTCTGGTTGCTACCAAGGGTGGCAAGATTTCTAAGTCCACTGGTTTGGGTAAGTTCGCCATTTGGTCCCTGCCGATGCCTTTCCTAGCCTGCTCCTTCGGCTGGCTATTCACCGAATGGGGTCGTCAGCCGTTCATCGTGCACCCAGTGGACATGCAAGTCGATGGATCCTCGGTATTTATGCTTACCGCCCATGGGCTTTCGTTCGCAGTGCCCGCATGGCAGGTACTTGTTACCTTGCTGGGCTTCACGCTGATCTACCTGGCACTAGGCATTGTCTGGTTCCTGTTGATTAAGCGTTACGTTAAGGAAGGTATCCACGTCAATGCCAATGAAAAGGCAGTACATGGCGAGGATGCTGGCAAGAACCTAAGCTTTGCTTACTAG